A stretch of the Streptomyces sp. NBC_01428 genome encodes the following:
- a CDS encoding O-antigen ligase family protein produces MSDALTVTPLDSAIAVLRRALPVLPVVVVIALLGLPVAPGGEGGANIADAMSGVVVVSCAIRLVRARRRPLSATAAVVLGLPVVGIAVAAAGAADPGAGITGLARYLQIFVLVPAAVLLSVRDRRDFRLLAWSFVGLALWQGAVGVQQYVTGTGASYQGEDVRAVGTFGPTDVMGMATVVAFGLVCAVALALGTSAARQRAVATACALALLLPLALSFSRGAWIATTVACGAQLVLAGLRRAAKVGAVVLATGVILVGGLGVGTAMLQERIASITQVTDAPDQSVVDRYTMWAAATDMWREHPLTGVGLKGFPDNRDGHASLALSAGSDIAGAGAAFHKQALLSPHNMYLLVLSEQGLIGLLALGGSWLALLVCALRGLLRVRRTPPGARSAGARIPAGTDCALVACGLIVWQLTDFVYADIGGPSTVLTAVVFGLIGWWALVDQAAPAGPEAPAAAPSVPEEAAAR; encoded by the coding sequence ATGAGCGACGCCCTGACCGTCACTCCGCTGGACAGCGCGATCGCCGTCCTGCGGCGCGCGCTGCCGGTGCTGCCCGTCGTCGTGGTGATCGCCCTGCTCGGGCTGCCGGTCGCGCCGGGCGGCGAGGGCGGCGCGAACATCGCGGACGCCATGTCCGGTGTGGTCGTGGTGAGTTGCGCGATCCGTCTCGTACGGGCCCGTCGGCGTCCGTTGTCCGCGACCGCGGCGGTGGTCCTCGGGCTCCCGGTGGTCGGCATCGCGGTCGCGGCGGCCGGGGCGGCGGACCCGGGGGCCGGGATCACCGGCCTCGCCCGGTACCTCCAGATCTTCGTGCTGGTCCCCGCCGCCGTCCTGCTCTCGGTACGCGACCGGCGCGACTTCCGGCTGCTGGCCTGGTCGTTCGTCGGCCTGGCGCTGTGGCAGGGGGCGGTCGGCGTGCAGCAGTACGTCACCGGGACCGGCGCCTCCTACCAGGGCGAGGACGTGCGCGCGGTCGGCACCTTCGGGCCGACGGACGTGATGGGGATGGCGACGGTCGTCGCGTTCGGGCTGGTCTGCGCGGTGGCGCTGGCCCTCGGGACGAGCGCGGCACGTCAGCGCGCGGTCGCCACGGCCTGCGCGCTGGCCCTGCTGCTGCCGCTCGCCCTGTCGTTCAGCCGGGGTGCCTGGATCGCCACCACCGTGGCCTGCGGAGCACAGCTGGTCCTCGCGGGCCTGCGTCGCGCGGCGAAGGTGGGCGCGGTGGTTCTCGCCACCGGGGTGATCCTGGTCGGCGGCCTCGGAGTCGGCACCGCGATGCTGCAGGAGCGCATCGCGAGCATCACACAGGTCACGGACGCGCCCGACCAGTCGGTCGTCGACCGGTACACGATGTGGGCCGCCGCCACCGACATGTGGCGCGAACACCCGCTCACAGGCGTCGGGCTGAAGGGATTCCCCGACAACCGTGACGGCCACGCCTCGCTCGCCCTCTCCGCGGGCAGCGACATCGCGGGCGCGGGCGCCGCCTTCCACAAGCAGGCGCTGCTCTCCCCGCACAACATGTACCTCCTCGTCCTCAGCGAGCAGGGCCTCATCGGGCTGCTCGCGCTCGGAGGCAGCTGGCTCGCGCTTCTGGTGTGCGCGCTGCGCGGGCTCCTCCGGGTACGGCGCACACCCCCGGGGGCCCGGTCCGCCGGGGCCCGGATCCCGGCCGGCACGGACTGCGCGCTCGTCGCGTGCGGGCTGATCGTCTGGCAGTTGACCGACTTCGTGTACGCGGACATCGGCGGCCCCTCCACGGTGCTGACCGCTGTCGTGTTCGGCCTCATCGGCTGGTGGGCGCTGGTCGACCAGGCGGCCCCGGCCGGCCCGGAGGCCCCGGCCGCGGCCCCTTCCGTACCCGAGGAGGCCGCGGCGCGATGA
- a CDS encoding lipid II flippase MurJ, giving the protein MTVTPPRAGEDTDANEGADTGAGADAERNSERATGVGPTAASAARHPAPTSSTTGTAAGWAPMATTGTAAQPSGTTAAGTGTHPGATTAAGGATEPGARAGAGTTAEAGATASAGAALPGARTAPPALPSTDPPGPGQQEARSEAAASNRFLAKAALVTVALSIAGAVLGLGRDQALAHLFGAGSDTDAFLVAWTVPEFAATLLIEDGLAFVLVPLFSVAVARRARGDAGDPVRALVAATLPRLTLAFAAVGALLIAGAPYLVEALAPGLPDPRLAVDCTRLTATCVFSFGLAGYCSAALRAHRRFVAPAAIYVAYNAGIIAAMFVLGSRWGVRSAALGVAVGGALMVVAQLPSVGRQLRRKESAGELLESEPARPMDLTLVSTVLLFALCRQSQVLVERFLASSLPAGAISHLNYAQKVAQMPMVLSLMLCTVTFPVVAQAIAEGDTERARDRVERDLALVSCTVLLGAAAVAACAPQIIQLLFQRGAFTAADTAATASVMRVYALGLLGHTLVGALVRSYFSSGRPTWYPLFAMTAGIIATSWIGVLAVGPWGVCGIAAANATGITLSAVLLLYGTGPRSVPIRTRRVLTEIGKPLRAALVAAVAGGLCASRPDSPLLGLVLGGTVVTVVFALLAWILRVEGFAPALRSVTRRVPYARFR; this is encoded by the coding sequence ATGACGGTCACGCCGCCCAGGGCGGGGGAAGACACGGACGCGAACGAGGGCGCGGACACGGGGGCAGGGGCGGACGCGGAACGGAACTCCGAGCGGGCCACCGGCGTCGGGCCGACCGCCGCGAGCGCGGCCCGCCACCCGGCGCCGACCAGCTCGACCACCGGCACGGCAGCGGGGTGGGCACCGATGGCAACCACGGGCACGGCGGCGCAACCCAGCGGGACGACGGCCGCGGGTACGGGGACGCACCCCGGCGCGACGACGGCAGCCGGTGGGGCGACGGAACCCGGGGCGAGGGCGGGCGCCGGTACGACGGCGGAGGCCGGGGCGACGGCGTCCGCCGGTGCGGCGCTCCCCGGCGCCCGTACCGCTCCGCCCGCTCTCCCCTCCACCGATCCTCCCGGCCCCGGGCAGCAGGAGGCCCGGTCCGAAGCGGCCGCCTCCAACCGGTTCCTCGCGAAGGCCGCGCTGGTCACCGTCGCGCTCTCGATCGCCGGAGCGGTCCTCGGCCTCGGCCGGGACCAGGCGCTCGCCCACCTGTTCGGGGCCGGATCGGACACGGACGCGTTCCTGGTCGCGTGGACGGTCCCGGAGTTCGCGGCGACGCTGCTGATCGAGGACGGACTGGCCTTCGTGCTGGTCCCGTTGTTCAGCGTGGCCGTCGCCCGGCGCGCGCGGGGAGACGCGGGGGATCCCGTACGGGCCCTGGTCGCCGCCACGCTGCCGCGGCTGACGCTCGCCTTCGCCGCGGTCGGCGCGCTGCTGATCGCCGGCGCCCCCTACCTCGTCGAGGCGCTCGCGCCCGGCCTGCCCGACCCCCGGCTCGCGGTGGACTGCACCCGGCTGACCGCGACCTGCGTGTTCTCCTTCGGACTGGCCGGCTACTGCAGCGCGGCCCTGCGGGCGCACCGCCGGTTCGTCGCGCCGGCGGCGATCTACGTGGCGTACAACGCCGGGATCATCGCGGCGATGTTCGTCCTCGGCAGCCGCTGGGGCGTGCGCTCGGCGGCGCTGGGGGTGGCGGTCGGCGGCGCCCTGATGGTGGTGGCGCAACTCCCCTCGGTGGGACGGCAGCTGCGGCGCAAGGAGTCGGCCGGAGAACTCCTGGAGAGCGAGCCGGCCCGGCCGATGGACCTGACGCTCGTCAGCACGGTGCTGCTCTTCGCGCTCTGCCGGCAGTCCCAGGTCCTCGTCGAACGCTTCCTCGCCTCCTCGCTGCCCGCCGGGGCGATCTCGCATCTGAACTACGCGCAGAAGGTGGCGCAGATGCCGATGGTCCTCTCGCTGATGCTGTGCACGGTCACCTTCCCGGTGGTCGCGCAGGCGATCGCCGAGGGGGACACGGAGCGGGCCCGCGACCGGGTGGAGCGCGATCTGGCGCTCGTGTCCTGCACGGTGCTGCTGGGCGCGGCGGCGGTCGCCGCCTGCGCACCGCAGATCATCCAGCTCCTCTTCCAGCGGGGCGCGTTCACCGCCGCGGACACGGCCGCCACGGCGTCGGTCATGCGGGTGTACGCGCTCGGACTGCTCGGTCACACGCTGGTCGGCGCGCTCGTGCGGTCGTACTTCTCCTCGGGGCGGCCCACCTGGTACCCGCTGTTCGCGATGACCGCCGGGATCATCGCGACCTCCTGGATCGGCGTCCTGGCCGTCGGCCCGTGGGGGGTGTGCGGCATCGCCGCCGCCAACGCCACCGGCATCACCCTCAGCGCCGTGCTCCTGCTGTACGGCACGGGGCCGCGCAGTGTGCCGATCCGCACCCGCCGGGTGCTGACCGAGATCGGCAAACCGCTGCGGGCCGCGCTGGTCGCCGCGGTGGCCGGGGGTCTGTGCGCGAGCCGCCCGGACTCCCCGCTGCTCGGCCTCGTCCTCGGCGGCACGGTCGTGACCGTCGTCTTCGCCCTGCTGGCCTGGATCCTCCGGGTCGAGGGGTTCGCACCCGCACTCCGTTCCGTCACACGAAGGGTTCCGTATGCCCGTTTCCGCTGA